The DNA sequence CTGAACTCGAGGAACTCCTGGGTGACGACGGCACACATCTCGTGGCGTCCGCGGTCGGACGGCAGATGTCGGCAGTGTCCGTCGCGCAGGTAGCCCGTCTCGGGGGCGCGGCTACAGGGTGCCAGTGCCGTGCCGAGGACGTTCGCTTCCTCCTCGTCGGCGTTTCCGTCAGTGCGCATGCGTGTCGCTCGGCCTCGCCGGAGAAAAGTCCGCTGGCGTCGGTCACCGGCGGGGAGCGGAAGCGGCTCGGAACGGACCGAAGCGGCCGTGCAGCCGAGACCGAGACACGGCGGGTCCGTCACGAGCGGTCGGTTCTCGTTCTCGATACTGATTCAGTCGCACATATCGTTATATCAGACTACTCGAACTGTGGAAGCAACATGAGAGAGGAACGAGACGCGACCCGGCCGGCGACGTCGGGTGGCGAGACAGTGGCGGCGTTTCGGCCGGGAACGAACGTGCTGGTCCGCGGCCCGTCGCTCGCGGGGAAACGCACACTCGCGCTCGGACTGCTCGCGGCGCTCGCGGGCGACGAGCGGCCCGTCGTGGTCTCCGCCACCGCCGACGCGGCGAGCATCCGGCGACAGTTCGGGACGGCGGGTGGTGCCGAGATGAGCGACGACTGTTACGTGGTCGACGCGGTGCGCTCACAGTTCTCCGGGAGGGTGATTCGGACGGACGGCGGCGACAGACGGACCTGGTACGCCTCGTCGCCGAACGACCTGACCGGCCTGGGAATCTCGACGACGCGCGCGCTCTCGGCCGTCCACGCCGAGGGGGGACGCCCCCGAGTCGTCGTCGACAGCCTCTCGACGCTCCTGCAGTACAACAGCCTCGAGCGCGTCTACCGGTTCCTGCACGTCATGAACAGCCGGGTGCGAGCCGTCGACGGCGTCACCATCCAGGTCATCCACGCCGACGCCCACACCGAACGGGAGGTAGCGACCCTCGCGCACCTGTTCGACAGCGTGGTCGACGTGACGGTGGGTCCCGACGAGGACGCGGTCGACGTCCGGACGAGCAGGACGCGGCGCTCGTTCTCGCTGTCGGAGTTTCTCTCGTCGGTCGCCGGGGGCCGTCCGACGGTCTGAAACGCGTGTCGGGTCAGGCGAGTCCGGCGAACTCGGCGAGGTCGAGTCGGTCGAGCGTCTCGGAAGTCGGAGCGCCGTCGTCGTCCCACCCGCGGAACGCGTAGTAGTCGTCGAGCATCCGCTCCAGTTCCTCGGGCGGGCAGTACATCCCCTGGGAGGGTCCGTCGGGGATGGGCTCGTGCATCACGCGGTGGGGGAGGGTGTCCGCCTCGCGGCTCGCGACCCCGCGGGAGACGTTGATGAGTCGTTCGAGGTTGTAGACGCGTTCGCCGATGGCTTCGACGTCTCCCGTGGAGAGCGACCAGCCGGTCGCGTGGTTGATGACGTCGCGGTAGCGGTCGTTCACCGTCTTCCCCCACCCGCCCTCGCTCACGAACCGACACTGGGTGAGCGAGTCGCCCAGCGCGGTGAAGTGCTGTGAGCGCGCCGCGAACTCGGGGGAGTTCTCGGGCGTGAACGGCTCCTCACTCCCGTACTGTAGCGTGGGGCGGGTGTCGTGGTGTGAGCCGCCGCGGGTGGCTGTCGCGTAGCCGATGCTCATCCCCTTCAGCCCCCGCGGGGAGTGGGCGGCGAACTCGAGCCCCTTCGAGCCGTGGAGGTACTTGTCGGCCTCCCCGCCGAGGTCCCGCGCGAGCGCGAACGACCCGTCCGCGAGTCGGTCGCCGAACCCCTCCCGGTGGGCGGTCTGGCGCGTCAACTCGACGAGCCCGTCCGCGTCCCCGAACGCGAGGTGTGGCGAATCCGTCTCCGAGAGGAGTCCCTTCTCGAAGCACTCGCGGGCGAACGCGACGGTGACGCCGAAACTGATGGTGTCCATGCCGAGGCGGTCACAGAGGTCGTTGACCTTCACCACCCGGGGGAGGTCGTAGACGTCCTGCATCGTTGCGGTCCCGAAGAGGCTCTCGAACTCGGGTATCTTCCCGTCGGTGACGCCCTCGGACTCGACGGTGACGTGTTTCCCGCAGCGGACGGCGCAGTTCGCACACGTGGTGTCCTCGGTGACGTACGCCTCGCGGAGGGTCTCACCGCTCACCTGCTCCGCCGTGGCGGCGTCGGTCTGCTCGGTCTGATTGTTCCGCTGGCCGAGCTTCCCCATCTCGTTGATGGGGTTCACCAGCCCGGCGGTCCCGTAGTTCTGGAGCATCGTCGTCTCCTGCATGAGCGGGGCCATGCGGCTCGCCGTCAGTTCGCGGAGGTCGTCGTTCCGAGCGATCTCCGGCTCGAACGAGCCCTCCCGGATTGCGACGGCTTTGACGTTCTTCGAGCCCAGCACGGCCCCGGCACCCCCGCGCCCGGCGACCCCTTCTCGGAGCTTCGACTCGTGGAGCAAGCAGGCGTATCGGACCTGGTGCTCCCCGGCGGGGCCGGTGGCGATGACGTGCGTGTCGTGGCCCACTCCCTCCAGGTCGCGGACCGCCGAACAGGTCTCGTAGGTGTCTCGCCCGACGAGGTCGTCCGCCGGTTCGATGCGAGCGCCGTCTTCGCTCACGACGACGTAGGAGCTGTCGGGGGCACGGCCGTGCAGGACGACGAGTTCGAAGCCGGTCGTCTTCTGCGCGCGAGGGAAGGTGCCCCCGAACGTGCTGTCGAAGAAGCCGTTGGTCATGGGCGAGACGAAGCCGACGACACCCCGGGAAGTGCTCTGGAACGGCGTCGCGTTCAGCGGGCCGACGCCGAAGGCGACGACGTTCTCGGGGTCGAAGGGGTCGGCCGCGGGAGGGACGTGGTCGGCGACGGCCTTGGCCACGAGGCCGTTCCCGCCGAGGAAGCGACGGGCGTCCGCGGGCGCGATGGGCTCGGTCTCGACCGCGCCGGTGTCGAGGTGGACGTGGAGGACCTCGCCACCGTAGACGGGGGGCAGCGCGTCTGTCACTGGCTCGGTCCCCCGTTGCCCACCGCAGCCGCCGGCGTCGACTGCCCGCACGACCCTATCTCGAACTGTGGAGTTTCGTGTGTCATGTGTGTCCTCTTGTCGGGTGTTGTGAACGTCCCGCACGGATGAAGCGTGTGTGGACGGGGATGTGGAGCCAGGACATAAGTTCTCTCCTCGCCCGCCTGCCGCACACGGGCCGCGAGTAGACTGCACGAACGTCACGGATGTCGGTTCCTCGCGGGACAGATGCGTGAAACACAGCCGTCGAGAGAGACAGTTCGAACCGGACTGCGTCGAGGAGAAAATCCGATTAGCGACAGTTCGTGTGACGAAAGAGCAGATATTGAACGGTCAAAAGTATTTATCACCGAGACGCCCGACGAACGTTCATACAGAAGAATGACCACGAACGAGCCCGACCTCGAGACGAGCGTATAGAATGGACGAACAGAGACTCATCCCCGGCGAGGTCGACCCCGGCGAGGGGAGCATCGTCATCAACGAGGGGCGCGAGACCGCGACCGTCGACGTCGCCAACACGGGCGACCGCCCCATCCAGGTCGGCTCGCACTTTCACTTCTTCGAGGCGAACCGGGCACTGTCGTTCGCGCGCGAGGAGGCGTTCGGCATGCGACTCGACATCCCGGCCGGGACGGCGGTGCGGTTCGAACCCGGCGAAGAGACCGAGGTCGACCTCGTCGCGTTCGGCGGGAAACGCCGCGTGAGCGGGCTGAACAACCTGACGAACGGGGCGACGAGCAAGGGCGCGCCGGCGGACGCGCTCGAGCGGGCCCGCGACGGCGGTTTCGAGGGGGCATAACCGTGGCGCGCGAACTCTCGAAGAAGCAGTACACCGACCTGTACGGCCCCACCGAGGGAAGCCGAGTCCGCCTCGGCGACACGAGCCTCGTCGCCGAAGTCGAAGCCGACCTGGGGACGCCGGGTGACGAGGCGGTGTTCGGCGGGGGCAAGACGCTGAGGGATGGAATGGGGATGGCCCCGGGCGTCACCGCCGAGGAGGGCGCGCTCGACTGGGTGCTGACGAACGCGACGGTCATCGACCCCGTCGTGGGCATCGTCAAGGGCGACATCGGCATCAAGGACGGCGTCATCGCGGGCATCGGGAAGTCCGGCAACCCCAACACGATGGACGGCGTCGACCCCGAACTCGTGGTCGGCCCCTCGACCGACGTCTACCCCGCCGAGGGCCTCATCGCGACCGCGGGCGCGCTCGACATCCACGTCCACTTCAACAGCGCTCAGCTCGCAGAACACGCGCTCGCGTCGGGTATCACGACGATGCTCGGCGGCGGTTACGGCGGCGGCGCGACGACGGTGACGACCGGTCCGGTGAACATCGAGCGGTTCCTCCAGGCCGCCGAGGCGTGGCCCATCAACGTCGGTTTTTATGGAAAAGGCAACTCCTCGGGGAAGCCGGGGCTGTACGAGCAGGTCGAAGCCGGAGCGGTCGGCCTCAAACTCCACGAAGACTGGGGCTCGACGCCGGCGGTCATCGACACCTGTCTCGAGGTGGCCGACGAGATGGACGTCCAGACGTGTATCCACACGGACACGCTGAACGAGGCGGGCTTCGTCGAGGACACCTTCGACGCCATCGACGGCCGGACGATGCACATGTTCCACATCGAGGGCGCGGGTGGTGGCCACGCCCCTGACATCCTCGAACTCGTCGGTGAACCTAACGCCCTGCCGTCGTCGACGAACCCCTCGATGCCCTTCACGACCAACACGTTCGACGAGCACCTCGACATGGTGATGGTGTGTCACCACCTCAACCCCGACGTCCCCGAGGACGTCTCCTTCGCCGAGTCCAGAATCCGCCACGAGACGCTCGCCGCCGAGGACGTCCTCCACGACATGGGTGCGGTGAGCATGATGACCACCGACTCGCAGGCGATGGGCCGGATGGCCGAACTCGTCTGTCGGACGTGGCAAACAGCGGATAAAATGAAGAAACAGCGGGGACCGCTCCCCGGCGACGAAGGCTCCGAAAACGACAACGAACGCATCCTCCGGTACATCGCGAAGTACACCATCAACCCCGCCATCACGGCTGGCATCGACGACTACGTCGGCTCGCTTGAGAGAGGCAAGCTCGCGGACGTCTGTCTGTGGGACCCCGCGTTCTTCGGTATCAAGCCAGACCTCGTGATGAAAGGGGGCTTCCCCGCGCTGTCGAAGATGGGTGAAGCGAACGGCTCGTTGATGACCTGCGAGCCGATGAAACAGCGGCCGCGTGCGGGGGCTGTCGGCAAGGCCAAGAACGCCCTCAGCCTGGCGTTCGTCTCGCAAGCAGGGTTCGACAACGACGTCGGCGAACAGTACGGTCTCACGAAGGAGGTAGTCCCCATCAAAGGGACCCGGAGCCTCGCGAAGGACAGCATGGTCCGCAACGACTACTGCCCCGAGGGTATCGCCGTCGACCCCGAGACGTTCGAGGTGACCATCGACGGCGAGGTCATCACCTGTGAGCCCGCCGAGGAGATTCCCCTGGCACAGCGGTACACGCTCTGAGAAGACACCAATGCAACTCACCCCCAAAGACGAAGAACGACTGACCGTGTTCATGGCCGCAGAGCTCGCCCGCCGCCGCAAGGAGCGCGGGCTGAAACTCAATCACCCCGAGGCAGTGGCGTACATCTCCGACTGGGTGTTCGAGCGGGGCCGCGACGGTAAGGCGGTCGCGGACATCCGCGCGGAGGCGACCGAACTGCTCTCCCGCGAGGACGTGATGGAGGGCGTCCCCGAGATGATCGACATGATCCAGGTCGAGCCCACCTTCCCCGACGGGACGAAGCTCGTCACCATCCACGACCCCATCAGAAGAGACGAACCGCTGGAGGTGGGCGAGTGAGCCGCACCGAGGGCGAGAGTGAGGACACGAATCGCCCGCGGACCTATCGGGACGTTCCCGTCGTCGGCATCGGCGGGCCGGTCGGTTCGGGGAAGACCTCACTCATCGAGCGTCTCGTTCCGCACCTCAAGACGGACGACCGGACCGTCGGCCTCATCGCCAACGACATCCTCACCCAGGAGGACGCGATGGTGCTGAAGGAGGCGTTCGCGGGCGAGATTCCCGACGACCTCGTGCAGGGCGTCGAGACCGGCGCGTGCCCCCACACGGGAATCAGAGAGGACCCGACGATGAACCTCGACAAGGTGACCGAGTACGCCCAGAACTACCCGGAACTGGACCTCGTGCTCCTCGAATCGGGCGGCGACAACCTCGCGGCGACGTTCAACCCCGAACTCGCCGACTACTTCATCTACGTCATCTCCGTCGCCGAAGGCGACGACATCCCCCGCAAGCGCGGCCCGGGCGTCGTCGACTGTGACCTCCTCGTCATCAACAAGACCGACCTCGCCCCACACGTGGGCGCGGACCTCGACGTGATGCAGCGCGACACCGAAGACGTGAGAGGAGAACGGCCGTACGTCCTCACCAACTGCAAGGAGGAGACGGGCATCGAAGCGGTCGCCGCACACATCGAACGGGAGGTGCTGTTCGCGTAGATGGCGACGTCGACGAGCACCGAGGGCCCGCCGCCGGAGTTCCGGTCGTACGCGGCGGAGTCGCTCGCACAGTCGCCCGCGGGTGCCGTCGGGAAAGGCGGAACGCTCGACCTCCGCTTCGCCCGGGGGAGCGACGGCCAGTCGCGGCTGGTGTACGACCGCGCGACGGTTCCCTTCCACCTCACCGGGGGGCTGTACCACGACGAGGCGATGCCCGACATCGCCTCCGCGTACGTCCAGGACCCGACGGGCGGTATCGCACAGGGCGACCGGTACGAGTCGACCATCGAGGTCGAAGCCGGCGCGTACGCGCACGTCTCGACCGGGAGCGCGACGAAGGTCCTCCGGATGGAGCGCAACTACGGAGCCTCGACGACGGAAATCGCAGTCGGCGAGGGTGGTTACCTCGAGTACCTGCCCGAGCCGACCATCCTCCACGAGGACGCACGCTTCTGGCAGCAGGTCGACATCGACCTCGCACCCGACGCGGCGGTGTTGTTCGCGGACGTCGTCGTCCCGGGTCGACTCGCTCGCGACGAACTGTTCGCGTTCGAGCGCCTGCACACGAGCGTCGAGGCACAGCGCGACGGCGAGACCCTGTTCGCCGACGCGGTCCGACTCGAGGGCGGAGACCACCTGTGCGGGCCGGGGCTGTTCGGCGAGTTCAGAGTGGTCGGGACGTTCTACGTCGTCGCGCCCGGGTACGACGACGTCGCCGAACTGGCGGACGACCTCCACGAGTGCGTCCAGTCCGACGGGGACGAGGCGGACCCATCGGCCGTCGGCGGCGCGTCGGTCCTTCCGCGGGAGTCTGGCGTCGTCGTCCGCGTGCTCGGGGACCGCTCGAGCGACGCGACGGCGCGGTTTTACCGGGTGTGGGACCGGGCCCGAGAAGCGCTCGTCGGGGCCGGCGCGCCGGACACGAGGAAGTTCTGATGCGCGTCGCACACGGTCCCGTCGAGGCCGAGGGGACGGCGGACGCGGGGCGCATCGTCGTCGACGAGACGCAGCGGCGGCGCTCGCGGTTCCGAACCCGGACGAGCGCCGACGAGGAGGTCGGCGTCGTCGTCGACGGTGCGCGGGTGCTGTCGGCCGGCGACGTCCTCGAGACCGATGACGGCGAGCGGTTCGTCGTCGAGCTGGAGGCCGTCGAGGCGCTCGTCGTTTCGTTCGCGGGCAGGTCCGACCCCGCATCGATGGTCGTCGCCGGGCACGCTGTCGGCAACCGTCACTGGGACCTCGTCGCCCACGACGGGCGGGTGTACGTCCCCACGGGCGGCGACGCCGAGGGACGAATCGAGTTCCTCGAACCGTACCTGCCGGCGGACGCGCAGGTGCGCGTCGACGCCGTCGAACCGTCGCTGTTCGACGAGAGCGAGACGGGCCACGGCGGCGGAGCGAGCGGGCATAGTCACGCGGACCCCGGTCACTCACACGACCACGACCACGCGGACCACGACCACGGACACACGCACGGAGACACCACCACGATGACGCGCGACAGACTCAGGAGCATGACGAGAGAGACGACAGATGAGTGAACACGACCACGGAAGTGAAGACGGCGGCGACGCGAGCGCGTCACTCGCCGCGTTCCAGTTGGCGGACTCGTTCCTCCCGGTCGGGACGTACACCATCTCGTACGGGGTCGAACAGTTCGCCGCGACGGACCGGGTCGAGACTGCCGCGGACCTCGAGGCGCTCCTCCAC is a window from the Salinigranum halophilum genome containing:
- a CDS encoding DUF7504 family protein, coding for MREERDATRPATSGGETVAAFRPGTNVLVRGPSLAGKRTLALGLLAALAGDERPVVVSATADAASIRRQFGTAGGAEMSDDCYVVDAVRSQFSGRVIRTDGGDRRTWYASSPNDLTGLGISTTRALSAVHAEGGRPRVVVDSLSTLLQYNSLERVYRFLHVMNSRVRAVDGVTIQVIHADAHTEREVATLAHLFDSVVDVTVGPDEDAVDVRTSRTRRSFSLSEFLSSVAGGRPTV
- a CDS encoding aldehyde ferredoxin oxidoreductase family protein, giving the protein MRAVDAGGCGGQRGTEPVTDALPPVYGGEVLHVHLDTGAVETEPIAPADARRFLGGNGLVAKAVADHVPPAADPFDPENVVAFGVGPLNATPFQSTSRGVVGFVSPMTNGFFDSTFGGTFPRAQKTTGFELVVLHGRAPDSSYVVVSEDGARIEPADDLVGRDTYETCSAVRDLEGVGHDTHVIATGPAGEHQVRYACLLHESKLREGVAGRGGAGAVLGSKNVKAVAIREGSFEPEIARNDDLRELTASRMAPLMQETTMLQNYGTAGLVNPINEMGKLGQRNNQTEQTDAATAEQVSGETLREAYVTEDTTCANCAVRCGKHVTVESEGVTDGKIPEFESLFGTATMQDVYDLPRVVKVNDLCDRLGMDTISFGVTVAFARECFEKGLLSETDSPHLAFGDADGLVELTRQTAHREGFGDRLADGSFALARDLGGEADKYLHGSKGLEFAAHSPRGLKGMSIGYATATRGGSHHDTRPTLQYGSEEPFTPENSPEFAARSQHFTALGDSLTQCRFVSEGGWGKTVNDRYRDVINHATGWSLSTGDVEAIGERVYNLERLINVSRGVASREADTLPHRVMHEPIPDGPSQGMYCPPEELERMLDDYYAFRGWDDDGAPTSETLDRLDLAEFAGLA
- a CDS encoding urease subunit beta, yielding MDEQRLIPGEVDPGEGSIVINEGRETATVDVANTGDRPIQVGSHFHFFEANRALSFAREEAFGMRLDIPAGTAVRFEPGEETEVDLVAFGGKRRVSGLNNLTNGATSKGAPADALERARDGGFEGA
- the ureC gene encoding urease subunit alpha, which codes for MARELSKKQYTDLYGPTEGSRVRLGDTSLVAEVEADLGTPGDEAVFGGGKTLRDGMGMAPGVTAEEGALDWVLTNATVIDPVVGIVKGDIGIKDGVIAGIGKSGNPNTMDGVDPELVVGPSTDVYPAEGLIATAGALDIHVHFNSAQLAEHALASGITTMLGGGYGGGATTVTTGPVNIERFLQAAEAWPINVGFYGKGNSSGKPGLYEQVEAGAVGLKLHEDWGSTPAVIDTCLEVADEMDVQTCIHTDTLNEAGFVEDTFDAIDGRTMHMFHIEGAGGGHAPDILELVGEPNALPSSTNPSMPFTTNTFDEHLDMVMVCHHLNPDVPEDVSFAESRIRHETLAAEDVLHDMGAVSMMTTDSQAMGRMAELVCRTWQTADKMKKQRGPLPGDEGSENDNERILRYIAKYTINPAITAGIDDYVGSLERGKLADVCLWDPAFFGIKPDLVMKGGFPALSKMGEANGSLMTCEPMKQRPRAGAVGKAKNALSLAFVSQAGFDNDVGEQYGLTKEVVPIKGTRSLAKDSMVRNDYCPEGIAVDPETFEVTIDGEVITCEPAEEIPLAQRYTL
- a CDS encoding urease subunit gamma, whose amino-acid sequence is MQLTPKDEERLTVFMAAELARRRKERGLKLNHPEAVAYISDWVFERGRDGKAVADIRAEATELLSREDVMEGVPEMIDMIQVEPTFPDGTKLVTIHDPIRRDEPLEVGE
- the ureG gene encoding urease accessory protein UreG, encoding MSRTEGESEDTNRPRTYRDVPVVGIGGPVGSGKTSLIERLVPHLKTDDRTVGLIANDILTQEDAMVLKEAFAGEIPDDLVQGVETGACPHTGIREDPTMNLDKVTEYAQNYPELDLVLLESGGDNLAATFNPELADYFIYVISVAEGDDIPRKRGPGVVDCDLLVINKTDLAPHVGADLDVMQRDTEDVRGERPYVLTNCKEETGIEAVAAHIEREVLFA
- a CDS encoding urease accessory protein UreD, whose product is MATSTSTEGPPPEFRSYAAESLAQSPAGAVGKGGTLDLRFARGSDGQSRLVYDRATVPFHLTGGLYHDEAMPDIASAYVQDPTGGIAQGDRYESTIEVEAGAYAHVSTGSATKVLRMERNYGASTTEIAVGEGGYLEYLPEPTILHEDARFWQQVDIDLAPDAAVLFADVVVPGRLARDELFAFERLHTSVEAQRDGETLFADAVRLEGGDHLCGPGLFGEFRVVGTFYVVAPGYDDVAELADDLHECVQSDGDEADPSAVGGASVLPRESGVVVRVLGDRSSDATARFYRVWDRAREALVGAGAPDTRKF
- a CDS encoding urease accessory protein UreE, translating into MRVAHGPVEAEGTADAGRIVVDETQRRRSRFRTRTSADEEVGVVVDGARVLSAGDVLETDDGERFVVELEAVEALVVSFAGRSDPASMVVAGHAVGNRHWDLVAHDGRVYVPTGGDAEGRIEFLEPYLPADAQVRVDAVEPSLFDESETGHGGGASGHSHADPGHSHDHDHADHDHGHTHGDTTTMTRDRLRSMTRETTDE